A genomic window from Salvelinus sp. IW2-2015 linkage group LG13, ASM291031v2, whole genome shotgun sequence includes:
- the LOC111972318 gene encoding vascular endothelial growth factor receptor 2 isoform X1, protein MAKAFSVITLYFVAILLGASRVIALELRFMPDPPTLSIQEKVLRINTSDTLAITCSGRQNLVWTTSYNRSRAGSRLSIVDCSGSGFFCIKLHISSATVNETGKYQCSYRDLAVEDRKTSVAVYVYVQDYKVPFVPSDKDIDVVFIREGVQVVIPCRGSVENLNVTLRTSYPTKELYPNGKDIFWDSMKGVSVPSHLISYAGLVFCQTRIHNETYKSPLYIVTVVGYKIYDLTLTPAHGRLSVGEKLVLNCTAYTELSVAIDFTWTHPISLAPVNGSGRTYTTSHKKKLWSSLELSDTLTVENVTGNYTGKYTCTASSGKMVKTASASLVVFEKPFIDFDDHKWVKVLGVNASAQNIKIPVKFDAYPEPTVRWYKNSRPISKDDYRFKPARDSLMILGLAEKDAGNYTVVLINKITKEEQRRSVQLLVNVPPHIIEKEVAVDTDVHMYGSSPTLRCTARGIPTPTRIQWQWMSREDCPLLFQSGVVSSRVKLKDCTKWRDISNSTGPNPITQSSSDTDHLHKTVSSLKIQKAKVHTLYKCLTSNKAGQDSRIIVFHVTRGLELSVSPSREPIEQDQVVLRCKADRLIYGNLTWFRVENKFDTEQVPAVQSCRGLSLSKQPLSQAVLSGLQGTNVTLELPLTNVSRGDQGLYACRVENIKTGERTCLLRHLTLRALEAARILNNLTDQRVNVSATTMLICEVTGTPTPTVMWTKHNQTVVEGSGVILSRLNQTLTIQRVKKEDGGLYTCTACNSRGCDTSQSNLITEGAEEKTNVELIVPIGSVVIAMFFWLLIVFVIRSRKRPNNGDMKTGYLSIILDSEDMPMDEHCERLTYDANKWEFPRDRLKLGDQLGRGAFGQVVEAAAFGIEKATTCTTVAVKMLKEGATSSEYRALMSELKILIHIGHHLNVVNLLGACTKPGSPLMVIVEYCKHGNLSSYLKSKRGEYSPFKRRRPRSGQWERMEEDVTKGDLGLGTSTHLDICTGTAVCSRLGEESSVSHVEEEDAESCEWEEHLTMEDLISYSFQVSKGMEFLSSRKCIHRDLAARNILLSENNIVKICDFGLARDVYKDPDYVRKGDARLPLKWMAPETIFDRVYTTQSDVWSFGILLWEIFSLGASPYPGVGIDEAFCRRLKEGTRMRAPDYATTEIYQTMLDCWLDKPTDRPNFTELVEHLGNLLQASAHQDGKDYIPLTAVEVEGGSLSPEPRNPFTRIIREETHVPQIHCDNTPAISLGLSQQSDRCSRPLSVKTFDDIPVGHSSVMEGQTDSGMCLSPEEMKSLDHQRHRTSNFSHIQRCKSKESLASESSNQTSGYQSGYHSDDTDAPIYANEEMIMKRSIVKKPRPPKTADKFSVEVRYSAPPV, encoded by the exons ATGGCAAAGGCATTCTCCGTCATTACTTTATATTTCGTGGCCATTCTTCTGGGAGCCAGCAGGGTGATTG CATTAGAACTCCGGTTCATGCCTGACCCGCCAACACTGAGCATCCAGGAGAAAGTCCTCAGGATCAACACCTCAGACACACTGGCGATCACCTGCAG TGGCCGTCAGAACCTGGTATGGACCACATCCTATAATCGCAGCCGTGCTGGCAGTCGTCTCTCCATAGTAGACTGCAGTGGGTCAGGATTCTTCTGCATCAAATTACACATTTCCTCGGCCACCGTCAATGAGACTGGGAAGTATCAGTGCTCCTACAGAGACCTGGCGGTGGAGGATAGAAAAACCTCTGTGGCCGTTTATGTCTATGTCCAAG aCTATAAAGTACCATTTGTGCCCTCTGACAAGGACATTGACGTTGTGTTCATCCGTGAGGGAGTGCAGGTGGTCATCCCATGCCGAGGGTCCGTGGAAAATCTCAATGTCACGCTACGTACC AGCTATCCCACGAAAGAACTTTATCCGAACGGGAAGGATATTTTTTGGGATAGCATGAAGGGTGTCTCAGTCCCCAGTCACCTGATCAGCTACGCTGGATTGGTCTTCTGTCAGACACGCATACACAATGAGACCTACAAGTCACCTCTCTACATTGTTACAGTAGTTG GATATAAGATCTATGACCTCACCCTGACCCCGGCACATGGGAGGCTGTCTGTGGGAGAGAAATTGGTGCTAAACTGCACTGCCTACACAGAGCTCAGCGTGGCCATCGACTTCACCTGGACACACCCTATCAGCCTG GCCCCAGTGAATGGCTCTGGTCGGACCTACACCACGTCACACAAGAAGAAGCTGTGGAGCTCTCTGGAACTGTCCGACACACTCACAGTGGAGAACGTGACCGGCAACTACACAGGAAAGTATACCTGCACAGCCTCCAGTGGAAAAATGGTCAAAACTGCATCTGCATCTCTTGTGGTCTTTG AAAAGCCTTTTATTGATTTTGATGACCACAAGTGGGTTAAGGTTCTGGGGGTGAACGCTAGTGCCCAGAACATTAAGATCCCAGTCAAGTTCGACGCCTACCCAGAACCTACAGTCAGATG GTATAAGAATAGCCGGCCTATTTCTAAGGATGACTATAGATTTAAACCTGCCAGGGACTCTCTCATGATCCTTGGCCTAGCTGAAAAGGATGCTGGGAATTACACCGTGGTCTTGATCAATAAGATAACAAAAGAAGAGCAGAGACGCTCCGTCCAGCTCTTGGTCAATG TCCCTCCCCATATCATTGAGAAGGAGGTTGCCGTGGACACTGATGTTCACATGTACGGCAGCAGCCCCACCCTCAGGTGCACTGCCCGTGGAATCCCCACCCCTACACGCATCCAATGGCAGTGGATGTCCAGAGAGGACTGCCCACTCCTCTTTCA GTCAGGAGTGGTGAGCTCTAGGGTCAAGTTGAAGGACTGTACCAAATGGAGGGACATCAGCAATTCCACAGGGCCAAATCCTATCACCCAAAGTAGCAGTGACACAGATCACTTACACAAG ACTGTGAGTTCTCTGAAGATCCAGAAAGCCAAGGTCCACACCCTCTACAAATGCCTGACTTCTAACAAAGCGGGACAAGATTCACGCATTATCGTCTTCCATGTGACAC GTGGTCTGGAGCTGAGTGTGTCTCCGTCCCGTGAGCCCATTGAGCAGGACCAGGTGGTTCTGAGGTGTAAGGCAGACAGGCTGATCTATGGAAATCTGACCTGGTTCCGTGTGGAGAATAAGTTTGACACAGAGCAGGTCCCTGCCGTGCAGTCCTGTCGAGGCCTGTCCCTGTCCAAGCAGCCCTTGTCCCAGGCTGTCCTCTCTGGGCTGCAGGGCACCAACGTTACCCTGGAGCTGCCCCTGACCAACGTGTCTCGGGGGGACCAGGGGTTGTACGCCTGCCGGGTGGAGAACATCAAGACTGGGGAGAGGACCTGTCTCCTCCGACACCTCACCCTCAGAG caCTTGAAGCCGCGAGGATCTTGAACAATTTGACAGACCAGAGAGTGAACGTCAGTGCGACGACCATGCTAATATGTGAGGTGACCGGTACACCCACCCCGACCGTGATGTGGACCAAACACAACCAAACAGTGGTGGAGGGCTCTG GTGTGATTCTGAGCCGATTGAACCAGACCCTGACAATCCAGCGTGTGAAGAAGGAGGACGGTGGTCTGTATACCTGTACTGCCTGTAACAGCCGGGGCTGCGACACATCTCAGAGCAACCTTATCACTGAAG GAGCAGAGGAGAAGACTAATGTAGAGCTGATTGTTCCTATTGGCTCTGTGGTCATCGCCATGTTCTTCTGGCTACTCATCGTCTTCGTCATCCGCAGCAGGAAAAGA CCAAATAATGGGGACATGAAGACAGGGTACCTGTCCATCATCCTTGACTCTGAGGACATGCCCATGGACGAGCACTGTGAGAGGCTCACATACGACGCCAACAAGTGGGAGTTCCCTCGTGACAGGCTGAAGCTAG GTGACCAATTGGGGCGTGGAGCTTTTGGACAGGTAGTAGAGGCAGCAGCCTTTGGCATAGAGAAAGCCACTACCTGTACAACAGTGGCAGTCAAGATGCTGAAAG AGGGAGCCACCTCCAGTGAGTACCGTGCACTGATGTCAGAGCTGAAGATCCTCATCCACATCGGCCACCATCTCAATGTGGTCAACCTGCTGGGGGCCTGCACCAAACCAGGGA GTCCATTGATGGTGATTGTGGAGTACTGTAAACACGGCAACCTCTCCAGCTATTTAAAGAGCAAGCGTGGAGAGTACAGCCCCTTCAAG AGGAGGCGGCCTCGGTCAGGTCAGTGGGAGCGGATGGAGGAGGACGTGACTAAAGGGGACCTGGGTTTGGGGACCAGCACCCACTTGGACATTTGCACTGGGACAGCAGTCTGCTCCAGACTGGGAGAGGAGAGCTCTGTTAGCCAcgtagaggaggaggatg CAGAGAGTTGTGAGTGGGAGGAGCACCTGACCATGGAGGACCTGATCAGCTACAGCTTCCAGGTGTCCAAGGGCATGGAGTTCCTATCCTCTCGCAAGTGCATCCATCGGGACCTAGCAGCTAGGAACATCTTGCTCTCAGAAAACAACATTGTGAAGATCTGTGACTTTGGTCTGGCCAGAGACGTCTACAAAGACCCCGACTACGTCCGCAAGGGAGAC GCGCGGCTCCCTCTGAAATGGATGGCTCCTGAGACCATCTTTGACCGGGTCTATACCACACAGAGCGACGTGTGGTCCTTTGGCATTCTGCTCTGGGAGATCTTCTCTCTGG GGGCATCTCCATACCCTGGTGTTGGCATTGATGAGGCCTTCTGCAGGAGGCTGAAGGAAGGGACCAGGATGAGAGCACCAGACTACGCCACCACTGAGAT ATATCAAACCATGTTGGACTGCTGGCTGGACAAACCTACCGACAGACCAAATTTCACCGAGCTCGTAGAACATCTGGGGAACCTGCTACAGGCCAGCGCTCATCAG GATGGGAAGGACTACATCCCTCTGACAgcagtggaggtggaggggggctCACTCAGCCCTGAACCCAGGAACCCCTTCACCAGGATCATCAGAGAGGAAACCCATGTCCCCCAGATACACTGCGACAACACACCCGCCATCTCCCTCGG
- the LOC111972318 gene encoding vascular endothelial growth factor receptor 2 isoform X2, with protein MAKAFSVITLYFVAILLGASRVIALELRFMPDPPTLSIQEKVLRINTSDTLAITCSGRQNLVWTTSYNRSRAGSRLSIVDCSGSGFFCIKLHISSATVNETGKYQCSYRDLAVEDRKTSVAVYVYVQDYKVPFVPSDKDIDVVFIREGVQVVIPCRGSVENLNVTLRTSYPTKELYPNGKDIFWDSMKGVSVPSHLISYAGLVFCQTRIHNETYKSPLYIVTVVGYKIYDLTLTPAHGRLSVGEKLVLNCTAYTELSVAIDFTWTHPISLAPVNGSGRTYTTSHKKKLWSSLELSDTLTVENVTGNYTGKYTCTASSGKMVKTASASLVVFEKPFIDFDDHKWVKVLGVNASAQNIKIPVKFDAYPEPTVRWYKNSRPISKDDYRFKPARDSLMILGLAEKDAGNYTVVLINKITKEEQRRSVQLLVNVPPHIIEKEVAVDTDVHMYGSSPTLRCTARGIPTPTRIQWQWMSREDCPLLFQSGVVSSRVKLKDCTKWRDISNSTGPNPITQSSSDTDHLHKTVSSLKIQKAKVHTLYKCLTSNKAGQDSRIIVFHVTRGLELSVSPSREPIEQDQVVLRCKADRLIYGNLTWFRVENKFDTEQVPAVQSCRGLSLSKQPLSQAVLSGLQGTNVTLELPLTNVSRGDQGLYACRVENIKTGERTCLLRHLTLRALEAARILNNLTDQRVNVSATTMLICEVTGTPTPTVMWTKHNQTVVEGSGVILSRLNQTLTIQRVKKEDGGLYTCTACNSRGCDTSQSNLITEGAEEKTNVELIVPIGSVVIAMFFWLLIVFVIRSRKRPNNGDMKTGYLSIILDSEDMPMDEHCERLTYDANKWEFPRDRLKLGDQLGRGAFGQVVEAAAFGIEKATTCTTVAVKMLKEGATSSEYRALMSELKILIHIGHHLNVVNLLGACTKPGSPLMVIVEYCKHGNLSSYLKSKRGEYSPFKRRRPRSGQWERMEEDVTKGDLGLGTSTHLDICTGTAVCSRLGEESSVSHVEEEDESCEWEEHLTMEDLISYSFQVSKGMEFLSSRKCIHRDLAARNILLSENNIVKICDFGLARDVYKDPDYVRKGDARLPLKWMAPETIFDRVYTTQSDVWSFGILLWEIFSLGASPYPGVGIDEAFCRRLKEGTRMRAPDYATTEIYQTMLDCWLDKPTDRPNFTELVEHLGNLLQASAHQDGKDYIPLTAVEVEGGSLSPEPRNPFTRIIREETHVPQIHCDNTPAISLGLSQQSDRCSRPLSVKTFDDIPVGHSSVMEGQTDSGMCLSPEEMKSLDHQRHRTSNFSHIQRCKSKESLASESSNQTSGYQSGYHSDDTDAPIYANEEMIMKRSIVKKPRPPKTADKFSVEVRYSAPPV; from the exons ATGGCAAAGGCATTCTCCGTCATTACTTTATATTTCGTGGCCATTCTTCTGGGAGCCAGCAGGGTGATTG CATTAGAACTCCGGTTCATGCCTGACCCGCCAACACTGAGCATCCAGGAGAAAGTCCTCAGGATCAACACCTCAGACACACTGGCGATCACCTGCAG TGGCCGTCAGAACCTGGTATGGACCACATCCTATAATCGCAGCCGTGCTGGCAGTCGTCTCTCCATAGTAGACTGCAGTGGGTCAGGATTCTTCTGCATCAAATTACACATTTCCTCGGCCACCGTCAATGAGACTGGGAAGTATCAGTGCTCCTACAGAGACCTGGCGGTGGAGGATAGAAAAACCTCTGTGGCCGTTTATGTCTATGTCCAAG aCTATAAAGTACCATTTGTGCCCTCTGACAAGGACATTGACGTTGTGTTCATCCGTGAGGGAGTGCAGGTGGTCATCCCATGCCGAGGGTCCGTGGAAAATCTCAATGTCACGCTACGTACC AGCTATCCCACGAAAGAACTTTATCCGAACGGGAAGGATATTTTTTGGGATAGCATGAAGGGTGTCTCAGTCCCCAGTCACCTGATCAGCTACGCTGGATTGGTCTTCTGTCAGACACGCATACACAATGAGACCTACAAGTCACCTCTCTACATTGTTACAGTAGTTG GATATAAGATCTATGACCTCACCCTGACCCCGGCACATGGGAGGCTGTCTGTGGGAGAGAAATTGGTGCTAAACTGCACTGCCTACACAGAGCTCAGCGTGGCCATCGACTTCACCTGGACACACCCTATCAGCCTG GCCCCAGTGAATGGCTCTGGTCGGACCTACACCACGTCACACAAGAAGAAGCTGTGGAGCTCTCTGGAACTGTCCGACACACTCACAGTGGAGAACGTGACCGGCAACTACACAGGAAAGTATACCTGCACAGCCTCCAGTGGAAAAATGGTCAAAACTGCATCTGCATCTCTTGTGGTCTTTG AAAAGCCTTTTATTGATTTTGATGACCACAAGTGGGTTAAGGTTCTGGGGGTGAACGCTAGTGCCCAGAACATTAAGATCCCAGTCAAGTTCGACGCCTACCCAGAACCTACAGTCAGATG GTATAAGAATAGCCGGCCTATTTCTAAGGATGACTATAGATTTAAACCTGCCAGGGACTCTCTCATGATCCTTGGCCTAGCTGAAAAGGATGCTGGGAATTACACCGTGGTCTTGATCAATAAGATAACAAAAGAAGAGCAGAGACGCTCCGTCCAGCTCTTGGTCAATG TCCCTCCCCATATCATTGAGAAGGAGGTTGCCGTGGACACTGATGTTCACATGTACGGCAGCAGCCCCACCCTCAGGTGCACTGCCCGTGGAATCCCCACCCCTACACGCATCCAATGGCAGTGGATGTCCAGAGAGGACTGCCCACTCCTCTTTCA GTCAGGAGTGGTGAGCTCTAGGGTCAAGTTGAAGGACTGTACCAAATGGAGGGACATCAGCAATTCCACAGGGCCAAATCCTATCACCCAAAGTAGCAGTGACACAGATCACTTACACAAG ACTGTGAGTTCTCTGAAGATCCAGAAAGCCAAGGTCCACACCCTCTACAAATGCCTGACTTCTAACAAAGCGGGACAAGATTCACGCATTATCGTCTTCCATGTGACAC GTGGTCTGGAGCTGAGTGTGTCTCCGTCCCGTGAGCCCATTGAGCAGGACCAGGTGGTTCTGAGGTGTAAGGCAGACAGGCTGATCTATGGAAATCTGACCTGGTTCCGTGTGGAGAATAAGTTTGACACAGAGCAGGTCCCTGCCGTGCAGTCCTGTCGAGGCCTGTCCCTGTCCAAGCAGCCCTTGTCCCAGGCTGTCCTCTCTGGGCTGCAGGGCACCAACGTTACCCTGGAGCTGCCCCTGACCAACGTGTCTCGGGGGGACCAGGGGTTGTACGCCTGCCGGGTGGAGAACATCAAGACTGGGGAGAGGACCTGTCTCCTCCGACACCTCACCCTCAGAG caCTTGAAGCCGCGAGGATCTTGAACAATTTGACAGACCAGAGAGTGAACGTCAGTGCGACGACCATGCTAATATGTGAGGTGACCGGTACACCCACCCCGACCGTGATGTGGACCAAACACAACCAAACAGTGGTGGAGGGCTCTG GTGTGATTCTGAGCCGATTGAACCAGACCCTGACAATCCAGCGTGTGAAGAAGGAGGACGGTGGTCTGTATACCTGTACTGCCTGTAACAGCCGGGGCTGCGACACATCTCAGAGCAACCTTATCACTGAAG GAGCAGAGGAGAAGACTAATGTAGAGCTGATTGTTCCTATTGGCTCTGTGGTCATCGCCATGTTCTTCTGGCTACTCATCGTCTTCGTCATCCGCAGCAGGAAAAGA CCAAATAATGGGGACATGAAGACAGGGTACCTGTCCATCATCCTTGACTCTGAGGACATGCCCATGGACGAGCACTGTGAGAGGCTCACATACGACGCCAACAAGTGGGAGTTCCCTCGTGACAGGCTGAAGCTAG GTGACCAATTGGGGCGTGGAGCTTTTGGACAGGTAGTAGAGGCAGCAGCCTTTGGCATAGAGAAAGCCACTACCTGTACAACAGTGGCAGTCAAGATGCTGAAAG AGGGAGCCACCTCCAGTGAGTACCGTGCACTGATGTCAGAGCTGAAGATCCTCATCCACATCGGCCACCATCTCAATGTGGTCAACCTGCTGGGGGCCTGCACCAAACCAGGGA GTCCATTGATGGTGATTGTGGAGTACTGTAAACACGGCAACCTCTCCAGCTATTTAAAGAGCAAGCGTGGAGAGTACAGCCCCTTCAAG AGGAGGCGGCCTCGGTCAGGTCAGTGGGAGCGGATGGAGGAGGACGTGACTAAAGGGGACCTGGGTTTGGGGACCAGCACCCACTTGGACATTTGCACTGGGACAGCAGTCTGCTCCAGACTGGGAGAGGAGAGCTCTGTTAGCCAcgtagaggaggaggatg AGAGTTGTGAGTGGGAGGAGCACCTGACCATGGAGGACCTGATCAGCTACAGCTTCCAGGTGTCCAAGGGCATGGAGTTCCTATCCTCTCGCAAGTGCATCCATCGGGACCTAGCAGCTAGGAACATCTTGCTCTCAGAAAACAACATTGTGAAGATCTGTGACTTTGGTCTGGCCAGAGACGTCTACAAAGACCCCGACTACGTCCGCAAGGGAGAC GCGCGGCTCCCTCTGAAATGGATGGCTCCTGAGACCATCTTTGACCGGGTCTATACCACACAGAGCGACGTGTGGTCCTTTGGCATTCTGCTCTGGGAGATCTTCTCTCTGG GGGCATCTCCATACCCTGGTGTTGGCATTGATGAGGCCTTCTGCAGGAGGCTGAAGGAAGGGACCAGGATGAGAGCACCAGACTACGCCACCACTGAGAT ATATCAAACCATGTTGGACTGCTGGCTGGACAAACCTACCGACAGACCAAATTTCACCGAGCTCGTAGAACATCTGGGGAACCTGCTACAGGCCAGCGCTCATCAG GATGGGAAGGACTACATCCCTCTGACAgcagtggaggtggaggggggctCACTCAGCCCTGAACCCAGGAACCCCTTCACCAGGATCATCAGAGAGGAAACCCATGTCCCCCAGATACACTGCGACAACACACCCGCCATCTCCCTCGG